The nucleotide window CACCGGTGGATTGGTGGGGATGATGTTCCACAAATCATTCATCGTAATGAGGCCAGGCGGTATCGGTGCGCCGTATCGCCACCCGTTCGAAAAGGCGATATCCGTATCGCCAGCGGTTGCTATCGCGGCGAGTAGAAGATCGTCCATCGGCGCATATAGATTAGTGTCCCGATGCAAGCCAACGGCCGTCTGCCCGACGACCTCATTCAACATCTCTCGATGCGGCTTCATCACACCTTCGATACGCGCGCTCATCTCAGCATCGTCTGCGATCGACTGATCGACAGGGATCAGGCGATGTCGCCAACCAGCAATTTTTCCATCCGCGACAGTCAGATCAAGTCGACCAACGAATGATCCATGGCACCCAGACTGGATGATAAGCGTATTTCCGATGCGGGCCGGCTGTTCGAGACGGTTGTGGGTATGACCGCTCACGATCACGTCAATGTCTTTCACCACATGAGCAACGCGGATATCCTGCGGGAGGCCAAGGTGGGAAAGGACAACAATCAGTTCTGCGCCCTCGTCGTTGCGCAAGCGACTGATTTCGGCGGGCAATTCTTCGCACCCTGACGTAAAGCGCACTCCCTCGCTGAAGTAGGGCGGCATACTCTTGTCAATGATGGTCGCGGCGATGCCGATTATGCCGACGCGAAGGCCACCTCGTTCGATTACAATCGATGCCGGAAAGTACAATTCGCCGGTTTCTACATCGTAGCAATTGATCGCAAGCATCGGGTGATTCAGCTGGGCAGACAATGCGCGCCAATGGCGCGGTCCCCATGCAAACTCCCAATGCGCAGTCATGGCATCGAACCCCAACGCATTGACCAGCGGGACGAGTGCAGCACCTTTGCTGCTCACTACAGGATACGTCCCGTGGAACGTATCGCCGTTGTCCAAGGCAAGAACCGATCCATGGCCCTCTGCCCGAGCGCCCTTTAAGATAGACGCGATACGCGCGTAACCTCCCATGATGGGATATGCGGCGGTATCGCCATGCCACATCAGTTCGGGGTGAGCCTCCAGGTAGCCATGGGTGTCGTTGACCTGGATGATCGTCAGATTCCGGGCGTCCATGGAAAGCTTTCATTTTGAAAAACGTTAAACGATTGGGCTGGGAGCTCTTGTCAGACGTTATTTCAAACGAGATCAGTCGGAACTAGTTCCGATATGAGAGGGTGAGAATAGCGGGAGGTCGGAGATGGTATGGCAGATCGCGAAACGACTCCCATTGAGCGAACGGATGTTGAGGCGAGAGGGGCTGTCGTCGGTCACAATGTTCGCTATGTGTTTCTGTGGGGCACGATCGCCGCGGCGGCGATGATGATCTTCCTATATTTTATGCTGCTTCACAGTCGCGCTCCTGGTTGATCTCATTTGCCCGCTGCTTCATAGCGTTTGAATCCGTACCGCTCGAAAATGGTGAGAGCTGCAGGCGATTTGATAAACTCTAGCCATGCTTTGGCAGCGTCAGGATGCGCCGCGCCGTGAACTTCCGCCCCAGCATAAATGGCCGTTGTGTTCTGCTCCGCCGGAATTTCGACGTGTGAGATCGGGTGGCCGACTTGCTCCTGAAAAACGGCCTCGGATTGCCAGGTCACGCCCGCGTCAGCTACGCCTTGGATCAGAAATAGCGGCGTCTGCCGGTGATGGATATGGGTCAGCACGGTACTGCCGTCCTTCACCTTGTCCTCGTACACGGATTTGACCAGCTTTTCTCCACCCGCCTTTTGCAACGACGCTTTGATCTGGCGGGCAATCCCCTCGAACTCCGGATTGGGCATTGCCAGCCGGACCTTGGGCTGCCCGAGATCAGCCAGACTCTTCACCTGAGCGGGGTTGTCTTTCGGCACCATGATCGTCAACGTGTTGGTCACGTAAGGCACCGCAGGCGGGACCAATAATCCGTCATCGATTAACTGCTTGACCTTCACAAGGCCGGCAAAATAGGCATCCGGCTTGGCGGTCCACGTCATATTACCCGAAGTGATCGTTCCGCCGGCCTTCATTTGCTTGACGAGTAAGCCCGGTGGAATCGTCTCCCAGTAGATCTTGCCTTTGTATTCCTGATGCTTCTCCTCAAACGCCTTCACAAGTGGCGCCATCGCGAAAAAGTAATTGCCGCCAACATACAGAACCAGCTTGGGATCCGTTATGTCGCCGTGAAAATCCGCCAGACTGTTAACCTCCGGAATGGTGAACTCGAAACCCCGGTTAACGGCATCGTTATTCTCGCCCTTTTGCCACGGAGGGAAAACATCTCCCTTGTAGTGCGGAGTTTCGGCCTGCCCTCTCCAACCCTCGCTGGCCAACGAAATGACTGGTGTTGCTGCGCCCAGTGCAACCAAGCTTGCAACGATTGCTTTTAAAATCATGGTCGCTCCTTATTTGGCGTAGTGGAAGCCGGCTCGTTGCAACTCGGGTAGCGTCCCAACGGCGCCCGGCGTGAGCACCACCCCGGGTAGAAGATGATTCGTTAGCTCCGCCGCGAGTTGCTCGTGATTCAGCTTGTCGGGGTTACTCTCGGCCTTGAGGAGTGCGGCTGCCTCCTCCCATATTGCATTGTGGCAGGACAGAAACACGACGCCCCGTCTCATCAATATCGGAATTGAATTGTCAGCCGGTGAGAATACGCCGTTGGCGTCCTCAAAATTCTTCGCATCCGCTTTGGCAGCAGACGATTCCTTGATCAGGGTGTTTGATTTGAACTTCTGTCCCGCAAGCTTCGTCAGTTGATATTTTTCCCAGGTCGCGTCGTCAAACAATGCTAAATGCGCCGTTCCATGGGTCGCCGACACCGCCAGGAAGTCGGGATGCTTGAAGGACCACACCTGCGCATTGATCGAATTGCGCATCAGGTTGAGCCAGGGGCTGCCAATCTCCGTGTTGTCCCAGACCTGCTTGTACGGCGCCTTGTACGAAATAACGGCGTTAAGGGCCTCGGCATCCCACTGATCGGTCTCCGTCAGAATCATGGGAACGGTCTTGAAATCCCTTCGCCTCGTCAGCTTGTCGAGTTGATCCGATAACTTTTTTAGATGATGCCCGTCCGATGGAACGAGAACGGACCCGTCAGCCTCCTTCGCCGACGCTTGATCTATTGCAGAGAGGCTCATGGCACCGGCAATAGTTCCCAGCCCCAACGCTTGCATCGCGGTTCGTCGTCCAATCATGGTCATTCTAATTCTCCAGTAGCCCCACACGGCGTTCAGATGAGCCATCTCGGGACCCGAGATGCATAGTCGATCCACTCCTGACCAAAACGCGCCGCGAGATGACGCTCTTCACGGCGAATGGCCAGTCGATCCACGGCGAGCGCAGAAACAACGCCCAAAAGAACAAACCAGAGATTCCCGAAAGCGACCCCGACACCCGCCATCAAAGTCGCGTTACCGACGTAAATAGGATTGCGGGTGAAACTGAACGGCCCCGTGGTCACAAGCCGGCCTGCGGCGCGATGAGGAAGAATGTTGGTTTGACGCCGTCTCATTGTCAAAATGGCGCATAGATCGAGTGCGATGCCAACGGACGCAACGACGAACCCTGTAATCCGTATCCAGAGATCGCTCCGGACAGGTAAAGGGACAATAGACCAAGTCCGAGACTCGCAACCATGGCTATCGCCAAAATGAGAGGCGGCCACGGCACAGAATTTGGACTTTGACTTTCATCCACGATCATCTGGGCTTCCATGCCTGCTAACGAACCGGCGCCAAGGCCGAGGCGCATCACCGAACCACGACCTTCGAACCGTCAGGCACCCGGCTGTAAAGATCAATAATATCCTGATTGACCATTCGAATGCAGCCGGAAGAAACTGCTTTTCCGATGCTCCAAGGCTCGGTCGTGCCGTGAATGCGAAACAGCGTATCCTTGCCATTCTTGAAAAGATACAATGCGCGCGCGCCTAACGGATTTCGGGCACCCCCATCCATGCCTTTCTGCCAGGGTTTGTAGCGGGCAGGTTCGCGTTTGATCATGTCGCTGGTCGGTGTCCAGTGCGGCCACTTCTTCTTGTATTCGATCGTCGCAGTCCCCGTGAATTCGAGACCCGCTTTCCCGACGCCGACACCGTAGCGCAACGCTTTTCCATGTTCTCGCACCAGGTAAACAAAGCGCTCGTGCGGATCGACGACGATTGTTCCGACCTGCTCACGGGTCGGAAAATCGACCACCTGCCGAAGGTATTTGGGATCGATGTCAGCGACGTCGATGGCATCCACTTTGTACGGTTCATTGGTGGTTGCGGCGTAAGCCTGGGCAGCAGCCGGATTTGCCCGCGGTGAAAACGCCACCGGCGCCGGCGTAGACGACGTTGTGGTACATCCAGCCAATAATGCTATTCCGGCAAAAACCATTGCGGCGTTGCCGGCCCATCGGATGCGGGCGAGCGAGTTCGTCACAAGTCGTGACATTTATTTTTTTGCCTGGGCACGAGCGTCCGCCACCGCACGCTTGAAACCGTCATAGGTCAGGGCAGACGTCACCCTGTAGTGACCGACAAGATAAGCTGGCGTTCCCTGCAATCCCAACGAATCGGCCTGGGCGAGGTTACGCCGAAGCAACGCGGTGATCTCATCGCCATGCGCTTTGAGATCAGCGTCAAGCTTGTCCATGTCGACGCCGGATTTGCGAATCGCCGCAAGCATCTGATCTTCGGGAATCTTCGGACCGGGAATCGACATCAGCGCGGCGTGGACGGCGGCGTATTTGCCTTGATATTTGGCGGCCAGCGCGAGCTGCGCGCCATAAACGGATGCTTTGGTAAGGATCGGCCAGTCCTTATAAACAAGGCGAATATGGCCATCTTCCTCCACAACCTGCTCCAACGCCGGCTCGGCTTTCTTGCAGAACGGGCAGTTGTAATCGAAGAAGGTCACGATCGTCAGATCGCCTTTCGGATTTCCCGCGGTGGGAGTGGCCGGATCGTTTTGGATGGCCTCGGCGGACGTGTCGGCATCCTGCGCGAATGCGTGAGAAACGGCCATCGGCATCAAGAGAGCCAATGAGAGGATCAAACGAGCTGCAAAATTGTTCGGGCGTGTGGCGGACATGATGTCTCTCCTCGGATAAAATGGACTGTTTCAGGACGGTTGAAGCTGATTGAGCCGCTTCAGGAACGTGGCTGAATCGACGGGGCCGACGATTCTCGCCCCGGCAATTTCCTTGCTGTCTCGCGCGCCAAGGAAAACAACCGTGGGTGGTCCGACAACGCCGAACCTTTTCATCAATGATCGTGTATCTTCGTTGTAGTTGGTGGCGTCCGCACGGATCAGCGTGAAGTCGTTCAAACGCGCCAATACGGCTGCGTCTGAGAAGACGGTGCGATCCATGACCTTGCACTCGACGCACCACTCGGCTGAGAAATCGAGCACAACGGGCTTGCCACTCTGACCCGCGCTTGCAATCGCCGCATCGAGCGCCTGCGACGTCGCGACGGTCTCGAATTTAGCCGCGTGCGCGGCGGTGATTGTTGCGAAGGCGGGAATTCTGGTGAGCTGTCCCAGCAAACCGAACGAGCCTAGACCGGGGAAACCATCAGAAACGCACCAACGCCGACTGAAGCCGCGCCCGCAAAGGCAGTCCATTTGCGCCATGCTTGTCCTCGGGTTCGGGCCCGTAGCTGTGGCGCCGCCAGGTAGATGCCAGTTCCGGCGAGGCCCACGCCCCACAGGGCTAGCATGAGCCACGTTGGAAGAACGCGCGAGATCACCCAGATCGCCACTCCGAGGAAAACGAAGCCAAACACGTGCTTCACACGTGCCAGCCACGGGCCAGATCTGGGCAAAATGCTTGCGCCAAACGTCCCGAATGCCATCAACGGCAAACCCATCCCGATGCCCAGGGCGAACAGTGCTGACGCTCCACGCCACGCGTTTCCGGTCTGAGCGACATAGACGAGGGCCGCGGCCAGGGGCGGCGTTACGCACGGGCCGACAATCAATGCAGAGCCGAAGCCCATGATCGCAGCCCCGCCAAGTGATCCGGCGCGGCGGCTACCGGCGCCGACGATGCGGCTCTGCCAGGCCTGCGGAAGCTGCAGGTCAAAGAGGCCGAACATCGACAGCGCGAGCACGACGAAAATTGCGCTCATTACACCAAGCGCGAGCGGCGTTTGAAGCGCAGCCTGCAGGTTCTGTCCGGACCAAGCGACCACCACTCCCAGAGATGCGTAGGCAAGCGCCATCGCCATGACATAGGCGGCTGACAGCATAAAGCCGCGTCGGGCCGTCAGCTTCTCGCCAGACTGCGCCAGCATCCCCGACAGGATCGGTATCATCGGAAACACACACGGCGTGAAGGCCAACAGCAAACCAAACCCCACAAAGGCGGCGAGCATGGAGATAAAACTTCCGCCGAGCTCTGGCTGTTCCGGCTCCGCATCGATGGCATTCGCATGAGATACGCTTGGACGTTCCAAAGCCGGATCGGAAATCCAATTGCTGTTCAACTGTGCTGGCGCCGACGTCCGAGCGGCCGGTTCGGCAACCGACAGCGTTTTCAAATCGACAGTCTTGGTGACCGGCGGATAGCAAATTCCTTGCTCTGCACACCCCTGAAAGGAGACCACAAGCGTGTTCAGACCGCTTGCCGATTCCGCAGATACGGTAGCGCGCGCCTGCCGGTGATATATTTCCGTCCTACCAAAAGACGGGTCGTCTTTCATGTCGCCGGCAGGAGTACTCACCTTAATCGGAACACCTTGCTGGCTCGTGACAGTGATTCTGTCACGATAGAGGTAATTGCCTGGCGCGATCACCCAATTAAGAACCAAGGTATCTTGCACTCCGCGCGCAACGTTTAGCTGGAAAGCCTTGTTAACAGCCGGCGGGCTTTGCGCCTGCGCGGAGGCAGCCATGACCGTAAACAGAAGAAAGCCGAAGAACGTTTTCAGGCAGGCGTTTGGCATGACATTCCACATAAAAAGGTGGAGTCTGGCTTCGCCGCCCTACCTTAAGGCAGCCTTAAGGCTCGCCTGTGACGTACCGATTTGGTGAAGCGAGGACGTGATGCGAATTCTGGTTGTCGAGGATGATCCCGTCCTACTGGACGGCTTGAAAGCTGGCCTGAGCCTGGCGGGCGCCACCGTTGATGCGGTGACCTCTTGTGCTGACGGCTTGGAGGCCTTGGCGACGGCATCATTTGATGCCGTGGTATTGGACCTGATGCTGCCGGACGGTTCCGGACTTGATTTTCTGTCTGGCATTCGCGCGGCAGGAAACGCAACGCCCGTTCTTCTCCTGACCGCCCTTGACGAAGTCGTTGACCGGATCAGAGGGCTGGACGCAGGCGCAGACGATTATTTGGGGAAACCGTTCGATCTGGACGAACTCGCCGCCAGAGTACGCGCCATCGTGCGGAGAAAAGCAGGCCGTGCCGCGCCGCATCTCGCATACAACGGGATCACGCTTGATCCGGCGACACTTGCCGCGACCGCGGCCGGAAGCACCGTAAGCCTGTCACGTCGCGAATTTGCGCTTCTCTCCGCGTTGATGGAGCGACCCGGAGCGATCCGCTCCAAGAGCGACCTTGAGGATCGTCTATACGGCTGGCAGGACGAGATCGGAAGCAATGCCGTCGAGGTACATATTCACAACCTTCGCAGCAAACTCGGGCGCGACATCATCGAGACGGTGCGTGGCATAGGGTATCGAATGCGAGACGCCAAATCATGATTACCCGTTCCATGAAAGGTCGCCTTTTCATCGTGCTCGCGGTCGCAACGGGTATAATCTGGCTATTCGCAAGCGCATGGATATTTTTCCAGACCCGCAGCGAGGTTGAACATGTGCTTGACACTCGGCTCCAGGAAGCGGCCCGCATGGTTAGCTCGCTGGCCATCAACGGTGACGCGGTTCCGTCGCGTACCTCGCGATCCGACGTGCAAACGTTACCTGAGACCGCAAGCTATGAACGTCAATTATCGTGCCAGATCTGGTCGCTGGATGGTCGGCTAGTTGCACGGTCAAGCGGCGCACCGAACGAAAGTTTGGGTAATGAGGCTGATGGCTTCTCCGACCAGCAAGTCGGTCGCGAAACGTGGCGCGTCTATGCCATTTCCGATTCGGCCAAAGGCATTCGCGTGCTCGTCGGAGATCGCCTCGGGCTACGTGAACGGCTTGTCACCGACCTCATCAAAGGCTTGCTCTGGCCTGCGATGTTGATCGTTCCGTTGCTCGGGCTTCTGATCTGGATGGTTTTGGGACGGGGATTGCGACCGCTTCAACTCATGGCTGCGGATTTGAAAAATCGAAGCGTCGATGACATGACCCCCCTTGATGTAACCCGAACGCCTCCGGAGCTGGCTCCGCTCGTAAACTCCCTGAACTTTTTGTTTTCAAAGCTGGAAACCGCTCGACGCCACGAACGCGAGATTACGGCATTCGCCGCTCATGAATTGCGCACGCCGCTTGCCGGACTGAAGACGCAAGCGCAAGTCGCCATTGCATCGCAAGATGCTGAGGTGCGAACAAGAGCGTTGCGCCTCATTGTGATTTCAGTTGATCGAACTTCCAGGCTGGTGCGCCAATTGCTGGCAATTGCGCGAATCGACGCACAGGATGGCGTCCGACGGACCGACGACGTCAACCTCGGTCAAATTCTTGACGAAATTATATCGACCGACCCGCCCTCAGGGTCAGCCAACGTCGTCTTAAGTCTCGCGCTCTACGATCTCGGTTTCGCGACAAATCG belongs to Bradyrhizobium sp. SK17 and includes:
- a CDS encoding bifunctional UDP-sugar hydrolase/5'-nucleotidase; this encodes MDARNLTIIQVNDTHGYLEAHPELMWHGDTAAYPIMGGYARIASILKGARAEGHGSVLALDNGDTFHGTYPVVSSKGAALVPLVNALGFDAMTAHWEFAWGPRHWRALSAQLNHPMLAINCYDVETGELYFPASIVIERGGLRVGIIGIAATIIDKSMPPYFSEGVRFTSGCEELPAEISRLRNDEGAELIVVLSHLGLPQDIRVAHVVKDIDVIVSGHTHNRLEQPARIGNTLIIQSGCHGSFVGRLDLTVADGKIAGWRHRLIPVDQSIADDAEMSARIEGVMKPHREMLNEVVGQTAVGLHRDTNLYAPMDDLLLAAIATAGDTDIAFSNGWRYGAPIPPGLITMNDLWNIIPTNPPVSTVDLTGTEIQEMMEKNLERTFSADPFGQMGGYLKRFRG
- a CDS encoding substrate-binding domain-containing protein codes for the protein MILKAIVASLVALGAATPVISLASEGWRGQAETPHYKGDVFPPWQKGENNDAVNRGFEFTIPEVNSLADFHGDITDPKLVLYVGGNYFFAMAPLVKAFEEKHQEYKGKIYWETIPPGLLVKQMKAGGTITSGNMTWTAKPDAYFAGLVKVKQLIDDGLLVPPAVPYVTNTLTIMVPKDNPAQVKSLADLGQPKVRLAMPNPEFEGIARQIKASLQKAGGEKLVKSVYEDKVKDGSTVLTHIHHRQTPLFLIQGVADAGVTWQSEAVFQEQVGHPISHVEIPAEQNTTAIYAGAEVHGAAHPDAAKAWLEFIKSPAALTIFERYGFKRYEAAGK
- a CDS encoding transcriptional initiation protein Tat; translated protein: MTMIGRRTAMQALGLGTIAGAMSLSAIDQASAKEADGSVLVPSDGHHLKKLSDQLDKLTRRRDFKTVPMILTETDQWDAEALNAVISYKAPYKQVWDNTEIGSPWLNLMRNSINAQVWSFKHPDFLAVSATHGTAHLALFDDATWEKYQLTKLAGQKFKSNTLIKESSAAKADAKNFEDANGVFSPADNSIPILMRRGVVFLSCHNAIWEEAAALLKAESNPDKLNHEQLAAELTNHLLPGVVLTPGAVGTLPELQRAGFHYAK
- a CDS encoding isoprenylcysteine carboxylmethyltransferase family protein, with amino-acid sequence MAASHFGDSHGCESRTWSIVPLPVRSDLWIRITGFVVASVGIALDLCAILTMRRRQTNILPHRAAGRLVTTGPFSFTRNPIYVGNATLMAGVGVAFGNLWFVLLGVVSALAVDRLAIRREERHLAARFGQEWIDYASRVPRWLI
- a CDS encoding L,D-transpeptidase translates to MSRLVTNSLARIRWAGNAAMVFAGIALLAGCTTTSSTPAPVAFSPRANPAAAQAYAATTNEPYKVDAIDVADIDPKYLRQVVDFPTREQVGTIVVDPHERFVYLVREHGKALRYGVGVGKAGLEFTGTATIEYKKKWPHWTPTSDMIKREPARYKPWQKGMDGGARNPLGARALYLFKNGKDTLFRIHGTTEPWSIGKAVSSGCIRMVNQDIIDLYSRVPDGSKVVVR
- a CDS encoding DsbA family protein, with amino-acid sequence MSATRPNNFAARLILSLALLMPMAVSHAFAQDADTSAEAIQNDPATPTAGNPKGDLTIVTFFDYNCPFCKKAEPALEQVVEEDGHIRLVYKDWPILTKASVYGAQLALAAKYQGKYAAVHAALMSIPGPKIPEDQMLAAIRKSGVDMDKLDADLKAHGDEITALLRRNLAQADSLGLQGTPAYLVGHYRVTSALTYDGFKRAVADARAQAKK
- a CDS encoding thioredoxin family protein gives rise to the protein MLGQLTRIPAFATITAAHAAKFETVATSQALDAAIASAGQSGKPVVLDFSAEWCVECKVMDRTVFSDAAVLARLNDFTLIRADATNYNEDTRSLMKRFGVVGPPTVVFLGARDSKEIAGARIVGPVDSATFLKRLNQLQPS
- the dsbD gene encoding protein-disulfide reductase DsbD — translated: MPNACLKTFFGFLLFTVMAASAQAQSPPAVNKAFQLNVARGVQDTLVLNWVIAPGNYLYRDRITVTSQQGVPIKVSTPAGDMKDDPSFGRTEIYHRQARATVSAESASGLNTLVVSFQGCAEQGICYPPVTKTVDLKTLSVAEPAARTSAPAQLNSNWISDPALERPSVSHANAIDAEPEQPELGGSFISMLAAFVGFGLLLAFTPCVFPMIPILSGMLAQSGEKLTARRGFMLSAAYVMAMALAYASLGVVVAWSGQNLQAALQTPLALGVMSAIFVVLALSMFGLFDLQLPQAWQSRIVGAGSRRAGSLGGAAIMGFGSALIVGPCVTPPLAAALVYVAQTGNAWRGASALFALGIGMGLPLMAFGTFGASILPRSGPWLARVKHVFGFVFLGVAIWVISRVLPTWLMLALWGVGLAGTGIYLAAPQLRARTRGQAWRKWTAFAGAASVGVGAFLMVSPV
- a CDS encoding response regulator transcription factor, whose translation is MRILVVEDDPVLLDGLKAGLSLAGATVDAVTSCADGLEALATASFDAVVLDLMLPDGSGLDFLSGIRAAGNATPVLLLTALDEVVDRIRGLDAGADDYLGKPFDLDELAARVRAIVRRKAGRAAPHLAYNGITLDPATLAATAAGSTVSLSRREFALLSALMERPGAIRSKSDLEDRLYGWQDEIGSNAVEVHIHNLRSKLGRDIIETVRGIGYRMRDAKS
- a CDS encoding ATP-binding protein; the encoded protein is MITRSMKGRLFIVLAVATGIIWLFASAWIFFQTRSEVEHVLDTRLQEAARMVSSLAINGDAVPSRTSRSDVQTLPETASYERQLSCQIWSLDGRLVARSSGAPNESLGNEADGFSDQQVGRETWRVYAISDSAKGIRVLVGDRLGLRERLVTDLIKGLLWPAMLIVPLLGLLIWMVLGRGLRPLQLMAADLKNRSVDDMTPLDVTRTPPELAPLVNSLNFLFSKLETARRHEREITAFAAHELRTPLAGLKTQAQVAIASQDAEVRTRALRLIVISVDRTSRLVRQLLAIARIDAQDGVRRTDDVNLGQILDEIISTDPPSGSANVVLSLALYDLGFATNRDLLSLALRNLHENAIQHIKHNGTVKWDAVRVGSSITISVDDDGPGIPDSELPLVTSRFFRGRHKSPYGSGLGLSIVQLAADKLGAKLALKNRSDENGLRVTLSLSTL